From Neobacillus sp. PS2-9, the proteins below share one genomic window:
- the ilvB gene encoding acetolactate synthase large subunit — protein sequence MKVEAKKLEFQTSTEPKTGADLLIDLLKQEGVDTLFGYPGGAVLPIYDAIYRAKGTINHILFRHEQGMIHAAEGYARITGRPGVVIATSGPGATNLVTGITDAMMDSLPLVVFTGQVARSVIGTDAFQEADVMAITTPITKHNYQVQSIADLPRIVKEAFHIASTGRPGPVLVDIPKDISAGVLTEEPKEASIHLPGYQPTTKPNPLQIKKLADSISKAKKPVVLAGAGVLHGKASAELTAFAEKYDLPVVTTLLGLGAFPADSPLSLGMGGMHGTYAANMALHDCDLLINFGARFDDRLTGNLKHFAPHAKVAHIDIDPAEIGKNIPTQIPIVSDTREALMELAQHEVEQPEHQSWLATLQQYKQEYPLWYKHDPNGMCPQWVIEAVHKVTNGNAIVATDVGQHQMWAAQYYTFKQPHRWITSGGLGTMGFGFPAAIGAQIASPESTVVAIVGDGGFQMTLQELSVIYERNLPVKIIIVNNGALGMVRQWQELLHGNRISESILHTQPDFVKLAESYSIRGVKVNTQEELITVLPEVFAHNGPVLVDCRVLQQEKVFPMIAPGKGIHEMIGVKP from the coding sequence GTGAAAGTAGAAGCAAAAAAGCTGGAATTCCAAACCAGTACTGAACCCAAAACTGGTGCCGACCTTCTAATCGATTTATTGAAGCAGGAAGGTGTTGATACGTTATTTGGGTATCCGGGAGGTGCAGTCCTTCCGATCTATGATGCCATCTATCGGGCAAAAGGAACCATCAACCACATCCTTTTCCGGCACGAGCAAGGTATGATTCATGCTGCTGAAGGATATGCCCGGATTACTGGAAGACCTGGAGTAGTCATTGCCACTTCAGGACCAGGAGCTACTAACCTGGTTACTGGAATTACAGATGCTATGATGGATTCCCTGCCACTCGTGGTATTTACCGGGCAGGTTGCACGAAGTGTCATCGGAACAGATGCCTTCCAGGAAGCTGATGTGATGGCTATTACAACACCAATCACCAAACATAACTACCAAGTGCAATCCATAGCCGATTTGCCAAGAATCGTGAAGGAAGCTTTCCATATTGCTTCTACCGGCCGACCAGGTCCAGTCTTAGTCGATATTCCAAAAGATATCTCAGCAGGAGTATTAACAGAAGAACCAAAAGAAGCGAGTATTCATTTACCAGGCTACCAGCCAACTACCAAACCAAATCCTTTGCAGATTAAAAAACTGGCCGACTCTATTTCTAAAGCAAAGAAACCTGTTGTACTTGCTGGAGCTGGAGTTCTTCACGGAAAGGCTTCAGCTGAACTGACTGCATTTGCTGAAAAATACGATCTTCCGGTGGTCACCACACTACTAGGATTAGGTGCCTTCCCTGCTGACAGCCCTCTCTCTTTAGGAATGGGTGGAATGCACGGAACGTATGCGGCAAACATGGCTTTGCATGATTGTGATTTACTTATCAATTTTGGCGCACGGTTTGATGATCGCTTAACAGGCAATCTGAAACACTTTGCACCACATGCAAAGGTAGCTCATATCGACATTGATCCTGCCGAAATTGGAAAAAACATACCAACTCAAATTCCAATTGTTTCTGATACACGCGAGGCGTTAATGGAATTAGCACAGCATGAAGTCGAACAACCGGAACACCAATCATGGCTTGCAACCCTCCAACAGTATAAACAGGAATATCCGCTTTGGTATAAGCATGATCCAAACGGAATGTGTCCACAGTGGGTCATTGAAGCCGTGCATAAGGTAACAAATGGAAACGCCATTGTTGCAACCGACGTAGGTCAGCATCAAATGTGGGCTGCACAGTATTACACCTTTAAGCAACCGCATCGCTGGATTACATCAGGTGGACTTGGAACCATGGGATTTGGCTTCCCTGCAGCCATTGGAGCACAAATTGCCTCACCAGAAAGTACAGTTGTTGCAATTGTAGGAGACGGCGGTTTCCAAATGACCCTTCAGGAATTATCGGTCATTTATGAAAGAAACCTTCCTGTAAAAATCATCATCGTTAATAACGGGGCACTCGGAATGGTTCGCCAATGGCAAGAACTACTCCATGGAAACCGTATTTCTGAATCTATCCTTCATACCCAGCCTGATTTCGTCAAGCTGGCTGAAAGCTACTCGATTCGCGGTGTTAAGGTGAACACTCAGGAAGAACTCATTACTGTCTTACCAGAAGTTTTTGCACACAATGGCCCAGTTCTTGTTGATTGCCGCGTGCTTCAACAGGAAAAAGTGTTTCCAATGATTGCACCAGGCAAAGGAATCCATGAAATGATTGGGGTGAAACCATGA
- the ilvN gene encoding acetolactate synthase small subunit — translation MKRIITATVQDRSGVLNRVTGLLQRRQFNISSISVGPTETEGVSKMTLVVEVEDDQRLEQVTKQLNKQIDVLKVSDITEKAIVARELALIKVASSSQLRSEINGIIDPFRALIIDVSKDSLAVQITGRPDKIDALIELLRPYGIKEIARTGLTALQRGHQPQVNELATYSLLK, via the coding sequence ATGAAACGGATCATAACAGCCACTGTTCAAGACCGAAGCGGTGTACTAAACCGGGTCACTGGCCTCCTTCAAAGACGTCAATTCAATATTTCAAGCATCTCTGTTGGGCCGACTGAAACAGAAGGCGTCTCCAAAATGACCTTAGTTGTCGAAGTCGAAGACGACCAACGTCTTGAACAAGTGACGAAACAATTAAACAAGCAAATTGATGTATTGAAAGTCTCTGATATTACGGAAAAAGCGATTGTTGCTAGAGAGCTCGCTCTCATTAAAGTAGCCAGCAGCAGTCAGCTCCGCAGCGAGATCAACGGAATTATTGATCCGTTCCGTGCCTTAATTATTGATGTTAGCAAAGATAGTCTAGCCGTCCAGATCACTGGCCGTCCTGATAAAATCGATGCCTTGATAGAGCTGCTCCGTCCATACGGCATTAAAGAAATTGCTAGAACTGGACTGACCGCCCTCCAACGAGGTCATCAGCCACAAGTAAACGAACTAGCTACTTACTCACTATTAAAATAA
- the ilvC gene encoding ketol-acid reductoisomerase: MVKVLYNGDIQEAVLQGKKIAVIGYGSQGHAHALNLKESGFDVVVGLRGGKSWDKAVEDGVDVRSVAEATAVADVVMVLLPDEMQPKVYEESIKPNLEAGNALVFAHGFNVHFSQIVPPEDVDVFLVAPKGPGHLVRRTYTEGAGVPALYAVYQDYTGQAREVALAYAKGIGSARAGVLETTFQEETETDLFGEQAVLCGGTTALIKAGFETLVEAGYQPEVAYFECLHELKLIVDLLYEGGFENMRYSISDTAQWGDFVSGPRVVNEDTKARMKEVLKDIQTGVFAKGWILENQANRPQFNAINRAENNHQIETVGRELRALMPFIKKPVNAKKEVVVNGSR; this comes from the coding sequence ATGGTAAAAGTACTTTATAACGGAGATATTCAAGAGGCAGTTTTACAAGGGAAAAAGATTGCAGTAATCGGATATGGTTCACAAGGTCATGCACATGCCCTGAACTTAAAAGAAAGCGGCTTTGATGTAGTGGTTGGTCTAAGAGGCGGTAAATCATGGGATAAGGCAGTTGAAGATGGAGTTGATGTTCGTTCAGTTGCAGAGGCAACAGCTGTTGCAGATGTGGTCATGGTTCTTCTTCCAGACGAAATGCAACCTAAAGTGTACGAAGAAAGTATCAAACCAAATCTAGAAGCAGGAAACGCTCTTGTTTTTGCCCACGGCTTTAACGTTCACTTTAGCCAAATCGTTCCTCCAGAAGATGTGGACGTATTCCTAGTAGCACCTAAAGGTCCAGGACATTTAGTACGACGCACATATACAGAAGGCGCTGGTGTTCCTGCCCTTTATGCGGTTTACCAAGACTACACTGGTCAAGCGCGTGAAGTAGCTCTTGCTTACGCCAAAGGAATTGGTTCTGCTCGTGCAGGCGTGTTAGAAACGACTTTCCAAGAAGAAACAGAAACAGATTTATTCGGAGAACAGGCTGTCCTTTGCGGTGGTACAACTGCCCTAATTAAAGCAGGCTTTGAAACTCTAGTAGAAGCTGGATACCAGCCTGAAGTTGCGTACTTCGAGTGTTTACATGAATTGAAATTAATCGTGGACCTTTTATACGAAGGTGGATTTGAAAACATGCGTTACTCGATTTCTGACACAGCACAATGGGGAGATTTCGTTTCAGGACCACGTGTGGTAAATGAAGATACAAAAGCCCGTATGAAGGAAGTATTAAAAGATATCCAAACTGGTGTGTTTGCAAAAGGCTGGATCCTTGAAAACCAAGCAAATCGCCCACAATTCAACGCCATCAACCGCGCTGAAAACAATCACCAAATCGAGACTGTTGGCAGAGAGCTTCGTGCATTAATGCCTTTCATTAAAAAGCCAGTAAATGCAAAGAAAGAAGTGGTGGTAAATGGTTCACGTTAA
- the ilvD gene encoding dihydroxy-acid dehydratase yields the protein MRSDMIKKGIDRAPHRSLLYATGVKTSDLEKPFIGVCNSFIEIIPGHKHLNHFGEIVKEAIREAGGIPFEFNTIGVDDGIAMGHIGMRYSLPSREIIADSAETVINAHWFDGVFYIPNCDKITPGMLMAAARTNVPSVFVSGGPMEAGVSPSTGKNLSLTSVFEGVGAYHNGTISQQQLLEIETEACPTCGSCSGMFTANSMNCLMEVLGMTVPGNGTIVATSEERHELIRQAARHLIDLVKNDIRPRDIITREAIDNAFALDMAMGGSTNTVLHTLAIAHEAGIDYDLREINKIAERVPYLSKIMPASDYSMDDVHRAGGVSAIINELYKVEGALHKDCLTITGKTLEENVKDATITNEMVIRTKDNPYSPVGGLSILYGNIAPDGGVIKVGAVDPSIKTFLGEAIVFESQDEALESIHNGTVKAGHVVVIRYEGPKGGPGMPEMLAPTSAIMGRGLGKEVALITDGRFSGASRGISIGHISPEAAEGGPIGLVENGDKILIDLEARSIELLVDEEVLTARLAAWVKPEPKIKSGYLAKYAKLVTSANTGGVMKI from the coding sequence ATGCGAAGCGATATGATTAAAAAGGGAATTGACCGTGCCCCCCACCGCAGCCTTTTATATGCAACTGGGGTAAAAACGAGTGATTTAGAAAAACCGTTTATCGGAGTTTGCAACTCGTTTATTGAAATTATTCCCGGACATAAACACCTTAATCATTTCGGTGAGATTGTAAAAGAGGCCATCCGTGAAGCTGGTGGAATTCCTTTTGAATTTAATACGATTGGCGTTGATGACGGAATAGCGATGGGACATATCGGCATGCGCTATTCCCTCCCAAGCCGTGAAATTATTGCCGATAGTGCCGAAACAGTGATTAATGCCCACTGGTTCGATGGTGTGTTTTACATTCCAAACTGTGACAAGATCACACCAGGAATGCTGATGGCTGCAGCAAGAACGAATGTCCCATCTGTTTTTGTTTCAGGTGGTCCAATGGAAGCTGGCGTCTCTCCTTCCACAGGGAAAAACCTTTCCCTGACTTCTGTATTTGAGGGTGTTGGTGCCTACCATAACGGCACCATTAGTCAGCAGCAGCTTCTTGAAATTGAAACTGAAGCCTGCCCAACTTGTGGTTCTTGTTCTGGAATGTTTACAGCTAACTCCATGAACTGCCTCATGGAAGTGTTAGGAATGACGGTACCTGGAAACGGAACGATCGTGGCTACTTCTGAAGAAAGACACGAATTGATTCGTCAGGCAGCTAGACATTTAATTGACCTGGTGAAAAATGATATTCGTCCACGTGACATTATAACGAGAGAAGCCATTGATAATGCTTTTGCTTTAGATATGGCAATGGGTGGCTCAACGAACACTGTATTACACACATTAGCTATTGCCCATGAAGCCGGTATCGATTACGATCTTCGCGAGATTAATAAAATTGCTGAAAGAGTTCCTTATCTTTCTAAGATTATGCCAGCATCCGATTATTCGATGGATGATGTTCACCGGGCCGGCGGGGTTAGCGCGATTATCAACGAGCTTTATAAAGTCGAAGGTGCGCTACATAAAGACTGCTTAACCATTACCGGAAAAACGCTTGAAGAAAATGTGAAAGATGCAACAATCACCAATGAAATGGTTATTCGTACGAAAGATAATCCATATAGTCCTGTAGGGGGCCTTTCCATCCTATATGGAAACATTGCTCCAGATGGTGGCGTCATTAAGGTTGGTGCTGTTGATCCTTCGATTAAAACATTCCTAGGAGAAGCAATCGTATTTGAATCCCAGGATGAAGCATTAGAAAGCATTCATAACGGAACGGTTAAAGCCGGCCATGTAGTGGTCATCCGCTACGAAGGTCCAAAAGGTGGTCCAGGAATGCCGGAAATGTTAGCTCCTACCTCCGCTATTATGGGCCGAGGCTTAGGAAAAGAAGTTGCCCTCATCACAGACGGTCGTTTCTCAGGTGCGAGCCGCGGAATTTCTATCGGTCATATCTCGCCTGAAGCAGCAGAAGGCGGACCGATTGGCCTTGTTGAAAATGGTGACAAAATCTTAATTGATTTAGAAGCGCGTTCAATTGAACTACTTGTTGATGAAGAAGTGTTAACAGCTAGACTTGCTGCATGGGTGAAGCCAGAACCAAAAATTAAATCTGGCTATCTAGCAAAATATGCAAAGCTTGTTACCTCTGCTAATACTGGCGGGGTTATGAAAATATAA